In the Crassostrea angulata isolate pt1a10 unplaced genomic scaffold, ASM2561291v2 HiC_scaffold_46, whole genome shotgun sequence genome, one interval contains:
- the LOC128168758 gene encoding uncharacterized protein LOC128168758 translates to MEEKSRIPLLLTFMCICSEVSSLSSCEESASTVRHVDRCPTDSESWEMAAKNKNCDTIKQNCSNIHYFQYHCVINAWMNETLEVCAPNRIIFGYCTEYNVMGRVIQENYLADCTKHDPPCPEFYNSAEAYKYQSCYQLVKKNHQTIEYSNEDIKKPVVHVMSTSEMLRGGIAVIFLSILHACVL, encoded by the exons ATGGAAGAGAAATCGAGGATTCCTTTACTGCTGACTTTTATGTGCATTTGTTCAGAG GTATCATCGTTGTCATCATGCGAGGAATCAGCCAGTACAGTGCGACACGTTGATCGCTGTCCAACAGACTCAGAATCATGGGAAATGGCTGCCAAAAACAAGAACTGTGATACCATTAAACAGAATTGCTCGAACATACATTATTTTCAGTATCATTGTGTCATAAATGCGTGGATGAACGAGACTTTAGAAGTGTGTGCACCTAATCGTATTATATTTG GCTATTGCACAGAATATAATGTCATGGGGCGAGTTATTCAAGAGAACTACCTCGCAGATTGTACAAAACATGATCCGCCATGCCCAGAATTCTACAACTCAGCAGAGGCATACAAAT ATCAAAGTTGTTATCAGCTGGTAAAAAAGAATCATCAAACAATAGAGTATAGCAACGAAGATATAAAGAAACCAGTTGTACATGTGATGTCAACTTCAGAAAT GCTCCGCGGAGGTATAGCGGTTATATTTCTATCCATACTGCATGCATGTGTTTTATAA